In a genomic window of Deltaproteobacteria bacterium:
- a CDS encoding CBS domain-containing protein, whose product MLTVRDLMSTSLFTLQKYDSIKSAKSIMKMARIRHIPIVDEKSRFVGLITHRDILSATVSKLAGIDRKTQDELDAGIPAGGIMRKDAITVPPEMNLKEAAQILYRNKYGCLPVVEDGKLVGILTEADFLTLVISLLDAIEASPEIGSHRPPTGL is encoded by the coding sequence CTGCTCACGGTTCGCGATCTCATGTCCACGTCGTTATTCACCCTCCAAAAATACGACTCCATCAAGTCGGCCAAGTCCATCATGAAAATGGCCAGAATCCGGCATATACCCATTGTCGACGAAAAATCCCGCTTCGTCGGCCTTATCACTCACCGCGATATCCTCTCGGCCACGGTCTCCAAGCTGGCAGGCATTGACCGGAAGACCCAGGACGAGCTGGACGCGGGCATACCGGCAGGCGGAATCATGCGCAAGGACGCAATCACCGTCCCTCCAGAAATGAATCTCAAGGAAGCAGCCCAGATCCTGTATCGAAACAAGTACGGATGCCTCCCGGTGGTTGAGGATGGAAAGCTCGTCGGCATCCTGACCGAGGCCGACTTCCTGACCCTGGTCATCAGCCTTCTGGACGCCATTGAGGCATCCCCTGAAATTGGCTCTCATCGCCCGCCGACAGGCCTATAA
- the mgtE gene encoding magnesium transporter translates to MKCDDRHPSSKFDDKRIDWPSAFREQSHPADVADHLENLEFEEQMALIKSRPLEDVAYSVAEMEPYDRVALMRMLPTELAADILAISSPDDAADIIDELPSADRHRILKGLKQEDAAEIRHLLMFDPDTAGGVMNTEILVLDQDLTAEQAISLIRHHVEESEILYYAYIVDNMRHLKGVLSLRDLLLSPAKKRLRDCLKEQNLVYVTSDVDKEEVARLIDRYNFLAIPVVDHDQRILGIVTVDDVIDIIQDEITEDIQRMVGAGADETVDSPWLYSIRMRIPWLFLNLLNSGVSAWVVHLFEGSIAQMAVLAVLMPIVANQAGNTGQQSLAVMIRQLAVERFDRKKVWLAVMREAKIGLASGIIIGLAVFVGLGLCFGRLPLAAVVSVSLGVDMLLGAVAGASIPLILRALGRDPAQASSIFLTTLTDSAGFFTFLGLASLFLF, encoded by the coding sequence ATGAAGTGCGACGACCGTCATCCGAGCTCCAAATTCGACGACAAACGCATCGATTGGCCTTCGGCCTTTCGGGAGCAGTCCCACCCTGCGGACGTCGCCGACCATCTGGAGAACCTCGAATTCGAGGAACAGATGGCCTTGATCAAAAGTCGGCCTCTGGAGGATGTGGCCTATTCAGTGGCCGAGATGGAGCCTTACGATCGGGTGGCCCTGATGAGGATGCTTCCGACAGAACTGGCCGCCGATATCTTGGCCATTTCCTCACCGGACGATGCCGCAGACATTATCGACGAGTTGCCTTCGGCCGACAGACACAGAATTCTTAAAGGCCTCAAGCAGGAGGACGCTGCCGAGATCAGACATCTTTTGATGTTCGATCCGGATACGGCCGGCGGGGTCATGAATACCGAGATCCTGGTCCTGGACCAGGATCTGACAGCGGAGCAGGCCATCAGCCTGATTCGGCACCACGTCGAAGAATCTGAAATTCTCTACTACGCCTACATTGTCGACAACATGCGCCACCTCAAGGGGGTGTTGTCCCTGAGGGATCTGCTTCTCAGCCCGGCCAAGAAACGTCTGAGGGATTGCCTCAAAGAACAGAACCTCGTCTACGTTACATCGGACGTGGACAAGGAGGAGGTGGCCAGGCTGATCGATCGATATAATTTCCTGGCCATTCCCGTCGTGGATCACGATCAGCGCATCCTGGGCATCGTGACCGTAGACGACGTCATCGACATCATCCAGGATGAGATCACCGAGGACATCCAGCGGATGGTCGGCGCCGGAGCCGACGAAACAGTCGATTCTCCCTGGCTCTATTCCATAAGGATGCGGATCCCCTGGCTGTTTCTCAATCTTTTGAATTCCGGGGTGTCGGCCTGGGTCGTCCACCTGTTCGAAGGTAGTATAGCCCAGATGGCGGTCTTGGCTGTGCTGATGCCCATCGTGGCTAATCAGGCCGGAAACACGGGCCAGCAATCCCTGGCGGTCATGATCCGTCAGTTGGCCGTCGAGCGGTTTGATCGAAAAAAAGTCTGGTTGGCGGTCATGCGGGAGGCCAAGATCGGCCTGGCCAGCGGGATCATCATCGGTCTGGCTGTTTTCGTCGGTCTCGGGCTATGCTTCGGCAGGTTGCCATTGGCAGCGGTGGTCTCGGTGTCCTTGGGCGTCGATATGCTTCTCGGAGCGGTGGCCGGGGCTTCGATACCACTGATTCTTCGGGCCTTGGGGCGTGACCCGGCCCAGGCATCAAGCATTTTTTTGACCACTTTGACGGACAGCGCCGGGTTTTTCACCTTTCTCGGACTTGCATCCTTGTTTTTATTTTGA